One region of Rhodophyticola sp. CCM32 genomic DNA includes:
- the secA gene encoding preprotein translocase subunit SecA, translating to MLGFGTIAKKVFGTPNDRKVKSARPVIEQINALGPEFEKLTDTEIVAKTAELRNRAQNGEALNDLLPEAFANCREAAHRALGLHAFDTQLMGGLFLHQGNIAEMKTGEGKTLVATFPAYLNALTGKGVHIVTVNDYLAKRDAEWMGKVYTALGLSTGVVYPRQPDAEKRDAYAADITYATNNELGFDYLRDNMRANLADMAQRGHNFAIVDEVDSILIDEARTPLIISGPSEDRSELYVTINTLIPEIADDHYTFDEKTRGVTFTDEGNDFLEERLLAEGILPEGQSLYDPESTTIVHHITNALRAHKAFQKDKDYIVRGGEVVLVDEFTGRMMPGRRLSDGLHQAIEAKEGAKIQPENITMASVTFQNYFRLYGTLAGMTGTAATEAEEFASIYGLGVVEVPTNRPIARADEHDQVYRTGTEKYAAIVDEIRTAHDKGQPVLVGTTSIEKSEMLSNLLKTAGLPHNVLNARQHEQEAQIIADAGKLGAITIATNMAGRGTDIKLGGNVEFKVMEALAANPDANPDDVRTRIEAEHAADEEAVKAAGGLYVLATERHESRRIDNQLRGRSGRQGDPGRSSFFLSLEDDLMRIFGSDRLDKMLSTLGMKEGEAIVHPWVNKSLEKAQAKVEGRNFDIRKQLLKFDDVMNDQRKAIFEQRMEIMGADDINEVTRDMRHQVIDDLVHIHMPPKSYADQWDTDGLQQEIREKLGVDAAVADWAAEEGVDDEDIRERLERSADEYMAQKAVQFGPDQMRNIEKQVLLQTIDGKWREHLLTLEHLRSVVGFRGYAQRDPLNEYKTESFQLFESMLDSLRSEVTEKLSKIQPLTPEQQEQLIKQLQAQQQAQQQAVTKAAEAATTGAPATTPLVEGFVEDDPGTWGNPGRNDPCPCGSGKKFKHCHGRLA from the coding sequence ATGCTCGGGTTTGGAACCATCGCGAAGAAGGTCTTTGGAACGCCAAACGATCGCAAAGTGAAATCGGCGCGGCCTGTGATCGAACAGATCAACGCCCTGGGGCCAGAATTTGAAAAACTGACCGACACGGAAATTGTTGCGAAAACCGCCGAATTGCGCAACCGCGCCCAGAATGGCGAGGCGCTGAACGATCTTCTGCCCGAAGCCTTTGCAAATTGTCGTGAAGCCGCGCACCGGGCCTTGGGCCTGCACGCCTTTGACACGCAGTTGATGGGCGGGCTTTTCCTGCATCAGGGCAATATCGCCGAGATGAAAACCGGCGAGGGAAAAACCCTTGTCGCCACCTTCCCCGCCTATCTGAACGCGCTGACCGGCAAGGGCGTGCATATCGTGACGGTCAATGATTACCTTGCCAAGCGCGACGCGGAATGGATGGGCAAGGTCTATACCGCGCTTGGCCTGTCCACCGGTGTGGTCTATCCGCGCCAGCCCGATGCCGAAAAACGCGACGCCTATGCCGCCGACATCACCTATGCGACCAATAATGAGCTTGGGTTCGACTATCTGCGCGACAACATGCGCGCCAATCTTGCCGATATGGCGCAGCGCGGTCACAATTTCGCGATTGTCGATGAGGTGGATTCGATCCTGATCGACGAGGCGCGCACGCCGCTGATCATCTCGGGCCCGTCCGAAGACCGGTCCGAGCTTTATGTGACAATCAACACCCTGATCCCCGAAATCGCCGATGATCATTATACATTCGACGAAAAGACCCGGGGCGTGACCTTCACCGATGAGGGCAATGATTTTCTGGAAGAACGCCTGCTGGCCGAGGGTATCCTGCCCGAGGGCCAAAGCCTTTATGACCCGGAAAGCACAACCATCGTGCATCATATCACCAATGCCCTGCGCGCCCATAAGGCGTTTCAGAAGGACAAGGATTATATCGTGCGCGGCGGCGAGGTGGTGCTGGTCGATGAATTCACCGGCCGGATGATGCCGGGCCGCCGCCTGTCCGATGGTCTGCATCAGGCGATCGAAGCCAAGGAAGGCGCGAAAATCCAGCCCGAAAACATCACCATGGCCTCGGTCACCTTCCAGAACTATTTCCGCCTTTACGGCACGCTGGCGGGCATGACCGGCACAGCGGCCACCGAGGCCGAGGAATTTGCCTCGATCTATGGGCTGGGTGTGGTTGAAGTGCCCACCAACCGCCCCATTGCCCGCGCAGATGAACATGATCAGGTCTATCGCACAGGCACAGAAAAATACGCCGCCATCGTTGACGAAATCCGCACCGCCCATGACAAGGGCCAGCCCGTGCTGGTCGGCACAACCTCGATCGAGAAATCCGAGATGTTGAGCAACCTGCTGAAAACGGCGGGTTTGCCCCATAACGTGCTGAACGCGCGCCAGCATGAGCAGGAGGCGCAGATCATCGCCGATGCGGGCAAGCTGGGCGCGATCACCATCGCCACCAACATGGCCGGGCGCGGCACCGACATCAAACTGGGCGGCAATGTCGAGTTCAAGGTGATGGAGGCGCTGGCCGCCAACCCGGATGCCAACCCCGATGACGTGCGCACCCGGATCGAGGCGGAACATGCCGCGGATGAAGAGGCGGTGAAAGCCGCGGGCGGCCTCTATGTTCTGGCCACGGAACGCCACGAATCCCGGCGCATCGACAACCAGTTGCGCGGCCGGTCCGGCCGTCAGGGCGACCCGGGGCGGTCCTCCTTCTTTCTCAGCCTCGAAGACGATCTGATGCGCATCTTCGGGTCCGACCGGCTGGACAAGATGCTGTCGACCCTGGGCATGAAAGAGGGGGAGGCGATTGTGCACCCCTGGGTCAACAAATCGCTGGAAAAGGCACAGGCAAAGGTTGAAGGCCGCAATTTTGACATTCGCAAGCAGCTGCTGAAATTCGACGATGTGATGAATGACCAGCGCAAGGCGATCTTTGAACAGCGCATGGAGATTATGGGCGCCGATGACATCAACGAGGTCACCCGCGATATGCGCCATCAGGTGATCGACGATCTGGTCCATATCCATATGCCGCCCAAATCCTATGCCGATCAATGGGATACAGATGGCCTGCAACAGGAGATACGCGAGAAACTGGGCGTCGATGCCGCAGTTGCGGACTGGGCCGCCGAGGAAGGCGTGGATGACGAGGATATCCGCGAACGTCTGGAACGCTCCGCCGATGAGTATATGGCGCAGAAAGCCGTGCAGTTCGGCCCCGATCAGATGCGCAATATCGAGAAACAGGTGCTGTTGCAGACCATTGACGGCAAATGGCGGGAACATCTGCTGACACTGGAACATCTGCGGTCGGTCGTGGGCTTTCGCGGCTATGCCCAGCGCGATCCGCTGAACGAATACAAGACCGAAAGCTTCCAGCTGTTCGAAAGCATGCTTGACAGCCTGCGCTCGGAAGTGACCGAGAAACTCTCGAAAATTCAGCCGCTGACCCCGGAACAGCAGGAACAGTTGATCAAGCAGTTGCAGGCCCAGCAGCAGGCGCAACAGCAGGCCGTGACCAAAGCGGCCGAAGCGGCAACAACCGGCGCCCCGGCAACCACACCGCTGGTGGAAGGGTTTGTCGAGGATGACCCCGGCACCTGGGGCAACCCGGGCCGGAACGACCCCTGCCCCTGCGGATCAGGCAAGAAGTTCAAACATTGCCACGGGCGACTGGCCTGA